Sequence from the Rhizobium sp. TH2 genome:
TAGCCATCGATCGTCGCTCCCGAACGCTTTGCCACGCGAACCTTCTTGTCGCCGTCGATCTTGAAACCGACGCGGGTCGGCTTGCCGTCCTTGGGGTCGGCGATCGCCAGATTGGACAGGTGGATCGGGGCTTCCTTGGTGATGATGCCGGCTTCCTGCGAAGCGGACTGGCGCTGATGGCGCTTCACCAGATTGATGCCACGGACGACCGCACGGTCTTCCTTGGGTATGACCTGGAGGACTTCGCCCGAACGGCCCTTGTCCTTGCCAGTAAGAATGACGACCTTGTCGCCTTTGCGAATCTTTTGCATCTCAGTCGTTCCTCTCGATTACAAAACTTCTGGAGCCAGCGAGATGATCTTCATGTGGTTCTTGGCGCGAAGTTCGCGCGGAACCGGTCCGAAGATACGGGTGCCGATCGGCTCTTTCTTGTTGTCGATGAGAACGGCTGCGTTGCTGTCGAAGCGGATGACGCTTCCGTCCGGCCGGCGGATGTCCTTGGCGGTGCGAACCACCACGGCCTTCATCACGTCGCCCTTCTTCACACGGCCGCGCGGGATGGCTTCCTTGATCGAAACGACGATGACATCGCCGATCGACGCGTATTTACGCTTGGAGCCGCCCAGCACCTTGATGCACATGACACGACGCGCGCCGGAATTATCGGCAACGTCGAGGTTTGTTTGCATCTGAATCATGTCAGGTCGCCTTCTTGTTATCACCGGCTGGTTGGACAGAGCGTCTGAACGCCCTGACCCCTGGTCCGGCTTGTCAGTCCAATTTTCAAAGGAATGGGCGCGTCTTATACAAAACTCGCCCAAAATCAAGCCCTACCCCCAAAAAAGAGTTCACGCCCGGATAATTTTCCGGGCGAGCAGCTCTTGCCAGGGATAGCGCCAGATCTTAGCTGTGAGTGCTCACAACCTTCCAACGCTTGTCCTTGGAGATCGGCGCGCATTCCTCGATGGAAACGACATCGCCGGTCTTCACGGCATTCAGTTCGTCATGTGCCTTGTACTTCTTGGAACGGCGGACCGTCTTCTGAAGCAAGGGATGGGCGAAGCGACGTTCGACGCGGACCACGACGGTCTTGTCATTCTTGTCGCTGACGACAGTGCCCTGCAGAATGCGTTTCGGCATTTCTTATATCCTTCAAGCCTTGGTGCCGGCCGCCTTCTGGCGGGCGACGGTTTTAATGCGGGCAATGTCCTTACGAATCTCGTCGAAACGTGCGGTCTTCTCCAGCTGGCCGGTCGCCTTCTGGAAGCGCAGGTTGAACTGCTCCTTCTTGAGCTTGGCGAGCTCGTCCTTCATCTGGTCTTCGCTCAATGCGCGAACGTCGGCGGCTTTCATGTCAATCACTCCTTATTCGGCAATGCGCTGGATGAAGCGCGTCTTGACCGAAAGCTTGGCCGAGCCGAGACGAAGGGCTTCACGCGCGAGTTCTTCGCTCACACCGTCGATCTCGAACATGACGCGGCCGGGCTTGACCTTGCATGCCCAGTATTCCACCGAACCCTTACCCTTGCCCATGCGGACTTCGGTCGGCTTCTTGGTGACCGGAACGTCCGGGAACACGCGGATCCAGACGCGGCCGGCGCGCTTCATGTGACGGGTGATCGCGCGGCGAGCCGCTTCGATCTCGCGGGCGTTAACCCGGTTGGGTTCCTGGGCCTTGAGCCCATATTCACCGAAAGTCAGGTCAAAACCACCCTTGGCAACACCATGGATGCGGCCCTTGAACTGCTTGCGGAACTTCGTT
This genomic interval carries:
- the rplX gene encoding 50S ribosomal protein L24 — translated: MQKIRKGDKVVILTGKDKGRSGEVLQVIPKEDRAVVRGINLVKRHQRQSASQEAGIITKEAPIHLSNLAIADPKDGKPTRVGFKIDGDKKVRVAKRSGATIDG
- the rplN gene encoding 50S ribosomal protein L14 encodes the protein MIQMQTNLDVADNSGARRVMCIKVLGGSKRKYASIGDVIVVSIKEAIPRGRVKKGDVMKAVVVRTAKDIRRPDGSVIRFDSNAAVLIDNKKEPIGTRIFGPVPRELRAKNHMKIISLAPEVL
- the rpsQ gene encoding 30S ribosomal protein S17 — translated: MPKRILQGTVVSDKNDKTVVVRVERRFAHPLLQKTVRRSKKYKAHDELNAVKTGDVVSIEECAPISKDKRWKVVSTHS
- the rpmC gene encoding 50S ribosomal protein L29, with product MKAADVRALSEDQMKDELAKLKKEQFNLRFQKATGQLEKTARFDEIRKDIARIKTVARQKAAGTKA
- the rplP gene encoding 50S ribosomal protein L16 translates to MLQPKKTKFRKQFKGRIHGVAKGGFDLTFGEYGLKAQEPNRVNAREIEAARRAITRHMKRAGRVWIRVFPDVPVTKKPTEVRMGKGKGSVEYWACKVKPGRVMFEIDGVSEELAREALRLGSAKLSVKTRFIQRIAE